A stretch of the Paenibacillus dendritiformis genome encodes the following:
- a CDS encoding ABC transporter ATP-binding protein has protein sequence MILEVNHLYGWYTKNKHVIENVHLRVEEGTICALLGANGAGKTTLLHILASIHSQYRGEIRYCGEKLTPGNSLRLKRHRYFIPDHPELFDEMPPIAFMEMVHRLYGKRLDTARLAELCAAFSFDSFLHRKIGALSLGNRQKTALINALLLQCPLLIMDEPLVGLDAVAIETFYQEIRAYAAQGNAVLLSTHLFPIVDHICGQAFILHQGTIEECVTTSGQRSVKERFFQVIGHE, from the coding sequence ATGATACTGGAAGTGAACCATCTGTATGGTTGGTATACGAAAAATAAGCACGTTATCGAAAATGTTCACTTGCGGGTCGAGGAGGGAACCATCTGCGCCTTGCTCGGCGCGAATGGAGCGGGAAAAACAACCTTGCTCCATATTCTTGCCTCGATTCACAGCCAATATAGGGGAGAGATTCGCTACTGCGGCGAGAAGCTCACTCCGGGCAATTCGTTGCGGCTGAAGCGCCATCGATACTTTATCCCGGATCATCCGGAATTGTTCGATGAGATGCCGCCCATCGCCTTTATGGAAATGGTGCACCGTCTATACGGCAAAAGGCTTGACACCGCCCGGTTGGCGGAACTATGCGCGGCTTTCTCTTTCGACTCCTTCCTTCATCGGAAGATCGGCGCCTTGTCGCTCGGCAACAGACAGAAGACGGCGCTGATCAATGCGCTGCTGCTTCAATGCCCGCTGCTGATTATGGACGAACCGCTGGTGGGCCTGGACGCGGTGGCGATCGAGACCTTCTATCAGGAAATAAGGGCTTATGCGGCGCAAGGGAACGCGGTGCTGCTGTCCACCCACTTGTTCCCGATCGTGGACCATATCTGCGGCCAGGCCTTCATCCTTCATCAGGGGACCATCGAGGAATGCGTCACGACCAGCGGGCAGCGCTCGGTAAAAGAGCGCTTCTTCCAGGTGATTGGCCATGAATAA
- a CDS encoding sensor histidine kinase produces MDMSTALIIALFFLLVYMRTKDVAASLLFGALTYVNFLFAQQISHILWAELLPKTHPAAEQLFLFAFIGLVAYLIGRMFADGTKREGRGEKHVFSLRQRIFISFGNMCMIMGGIYLSLLFYRDATDVDGMLLHTLLLAVYIAVIATSHRLYTYTFAKEMEKRQVERELGQMEEYAASLEAVLHDMRAFKHDYANILSTLQGFIEEENYTELKRCFYGDVYAYSEKLFQMNTRLSLLGHIKSAPLKGVLSSKMLRALTERIDVFVDIAEDIDEVDMSTLDLCRIMGILMDNAIEAALETPEPRVELGIVSAKGSTLFIIRNSCSEKIPPLYKMFEYGFSTKGENRGLGLSIVRELLDRKYPHAALNTEIDPAAMTFMQELRIKQIHRGKDISG; encoded by the coding sequence ATGGATATGAGCACGGCCTTGATCATCGCGTTATTCTTCCTGCTCGTCTATATGCGGACCAAAGATGTTGCAGCATCACTGCTATTCGGCGCGCTGACTTATGTAAATTTTCTGTTCGCCCAGCAGATCAGCCACATTTTGTGGGCAGAGCTGCTGCCTAAGACTCATCCGGCGGCAGAGCAATTATTTCTGTTCGCGTTCATTGGACTCGTCGCCTATCTGATTGGGCGGATGTTCGCGGACGGAACGAAGCGGGAGGGCCGCGGCGAGAAGCATGTGTTTTCTTTGCGGCAGCGCATATTTATTTCGTTCGGCAATATGTGCATGATCATGGGAGGGATCTATCTTTCCCTTCTCTTTTACCGGGACGCGACCGATGTGGACGGCATGCTTCTGCATACGCTGCTGCTGGCGGTGTATATCGCCGTTATTGCCACCAGTCACCGGTTATATACGTACACGTTCGCGAAGGAAATGGAGAAACGGCAGGTGGAGCGGGAATTGGGGCAGATGGAGGAGTATGCGGCCTCCTTGGAAGCGGTGCTGCATGATATGAGAGCATTTAAGCATGACTATGCCAACATTTTATCTACACTGCAAGGGTTCATTGAGGAAGAGAACTATACGGAACTGAAGCGCTGCTTCTACGGTGATGTATACGCGTATTCCGAGAAGCTGTTCCAGATGAATACGAGACTGTCGCTGCTCGGACATATCAAGAGCGCGCCGCTCAAAGGGGTTCTCTCCTCGAAAATGCTGCGAGCTCTGACGGAGCGGATCGATGTCTTTGTCGACATCGCGGAAGACATCGACGAGGTGGACATGTCCACGCTCGATCTGTGCAGAATCATGGGGATTCTGATGGATAATGCGATCGAGGCGGCGCTGGAGACGCCAGAGCCCCGGGTCGAGCTTGGCATCGTATCGGCGAAGGGTTCCACGCTTTTCATTATTCGCAACAGCTGCTCCGAGAAGATCCCGCCGCTATATAAAATGTTCGAATACGGATTTTCCACCAAAGGAGAGAATCGGGGCCTCGGCCTGTCAATCGTGCGGGAACTGCTTGATCGCAAGTACCCCCATGCGGCTCTGAATACGGAGATCGACCCTGCCGCGATGACATTCATGCAGGAGCTTCGGATCAAGCAGATCCATCGCGGGAAGGATATATCGGGATAA
- a CDS encoding LytR/AlgR family response regulator transcription factor has protein sequence MLSVYICEDNIRQREQLERFVTHSIIKQKLDMKVALATGDYRELAERPGRDGTPALFLLDIDLKADMNGIQLGGLLRDKYPDCLIVFVTTHSELSYLTFQYKVEAFDFIMKDHPGQFEMRLEECLRKAYERHLKKGADPRRITIETDESIINVKYEDVLFFETSSSPHKIKLHERNRQIEFYGTLKELEKQLDERFYRCHKAYIVNVNNIQEIDKLKRVVHMVNGEACYVSFRYYNGLVKAMTTLTDK, from the coding sequence ATGTTAAGCGTCTATATATGCGAGGATAACATACGGCAGCGCGAACAGCTTGAACGATTCGTGACACATTCCATTATCAAGCAGAAGCTGGACATGAAGGTGGCTCTGGCTACCGGCGACTACCGCGAACTGGCGGAGCGGCCGGGACGTGACGGCACTCCGGCCCTTTTCCTGCTCGATATTGATCTGAAGGCCGATATGAACGGCATCCAGCTCGGCGGGCTGCTGCGCGACAAGTATCCGGACTGCTTGATCGTCTTCGTGACCACTCATTCGGAACTGAGCTATCTGACGTTTCAGTACAAAGTCGAAGCCTTTGATTTTATTATGAAGGATCATCCGGGCCAATTTGAGATGCGGTTGGAGGAATGTCTGCGCAAAGCATATGAACGTCATTTGAAGAAGGGCGCGGATCCCCGGAGGATCACGATCGAGACCGATGAATCCATTATCAATGTGAAATATGAGGATGTGCTCTTCTTCGAGACTTCATCCTCGCCGCATAAAATCAAGCTTCACGAGCGGAACCGGCAGATTGAGTTCTATGGAACGCTGAAAGAGCTGGAGAAGCAGTTGGACGAGCGGTTCTACCGGTGCCACAAGGCGTATATTGTCAATGTGAACAATATTCAAGAGATAGACAAGCTGAAGCGGGTGGTCCATATGGTTAACGGAGAGGCATGCTATGTTTCCTTCCGCTATTACAACGGACTGGTGAAGGCCATGACGACCCTGACGGATAAATGA
- a CDS encoding multidrug resistance efflux transporter family protein — protein MRAIIVGILSSLFFSATFIINRAMNLSGTSWAWTASLRFLLALPFLIAIVAFRGNLAGLLREMRKHPLQWLLWGTLGGVGFYSLLSFAAVFAPSWLTSGTWQITILAGALLSPIFYVTVPAEEGPRRVRQAIPYRSLRISVIILIGVILMQVTEAGQITISELLAGFLPVLAAAFLYPLGNRKMMELCHGRLDTFQRTLGMAISSLPIAILLGLYGTASVGWPTSPQLLQALLLAVCSGVIASLLFFLATDMAKHNNMLLAAVESTQSGTMVFTVLGEVLLLNGTFPQGLSMAGMIIVIIGMAATSLAGRRFAPAAPAAAAKEQRA, from the coding sequence ATGAGAGCCATCATCGTTGGCATATTATCGTCGCTGTTCTTCTCGGCGACCTTTATTATCAACCGGGCCATGAATCTTTCCGGCACCAGTTGGGCATGGACCGCGTCGCTCCGTTTTCTGCTGGCGCTTCCCTTCCTGATCGCCATCGTCGCCTTCCGCGGCAACCTGGCAGGCCTGCTCCGCGAGATGCGCAAGCACCCGCTGCAATGGCTGCTCTGGGGCACCCTTGGCGGCGTCGGCTTCTACTCGCTGCTCAGCTTCGCCGCGGTCTTCGCTCCTTCCTGGCTCACTTCCGGCACGTGGCAGATCACGATCTTGGCGGGAGCCTTGCTGTCGCCGATTTTTTACGTGACTGTGCCCGCGGAAGAAGGGCCGCGAAGAGTGCGGCAAGCGATTCCCTATCGTAGCTTACGTATATCTGTCATTATATTAATCGGCGTCATCCTCATGCAAGTGACCGAAGCGGGGCAAATTACGATCTCCGAGCTGCTGGCGGGCTTCCTTCCGGTTCTCGCCGCCGCCTTCCTCTATCCGCTCGGCAACCGCAAGATGATGGAGCTGTGCCACGGCAGGCTGGATACTTTCCAGCGCACTCTGGGCATGGCGATCAGCAGCCTGCCGATCGCGATTCTGCTGGGCCTGTACGGGACGGCCAGCGTCGGCTGGCCGACCAGCCCGCAGCTTCTGCAGGCGCTGCTGCTCGCCGTCTGCTCCGGCGTGATTGCCAGCCTTCTGTTCTTCCTCGCCACCGATATGGCGAAGCACAATAACATGCTGCTGGCGGCGGTCGAATCGACGCAATCCGGCACGATGGTATTCACCGTGCTGGGGGAGGTGCTGCTGTTGAACGGCACATTCCCGCAAGGCTTGTCGATGGCGGGCATGATCATCGTCATTATCGGCATGGCGGCGACCAGCCTGGCGGGGCGGCGGTTCGCGCCGGCGGCGCCCGCGGCGGCCGCTAAGGAGCAGAGGGCGTAA
- a CDS encoding helix-turn-helix domain-containing protein codes for MKPVHEDETKMLMQSVGCNLRKLRKDRKLSLEELAARTGVSKLTLGNIERGDTNPTIGMMWKISKQLEVPLMALLKPGNAVSLSRAGEGPKYDSDHPGWTLEPMFSDVREKLEMHRAYVQPHTEYVPENHHAGTIEIVTVMAGSIELTIGEKTYSLQTFDSIQFSATESHRYHNPGEEEAVLHLTMCYP; via the coding sequence ATGAAGCCTGTCCATGAAGATGAGACGAAAATGCTGATGCAGTCGGTCGGCTGCAACCTCCGCAAGCTGCGCAAGGATCGGAAGCTGAGTCTGGAGGAGCTCGCGGCTCGAACCGGGGTAAGCAAATTGACGCTCGGCAATATCGAGCGCGGAGACACGAATCCGACGATCGGGATGATGTGGAAAATTTCGAAGCAATTGGAGGTCCCGCTGATGGCGCTGTTGAAGCCGGGAAATGCGGTGTCGCTCTCCCGTGCCGGCGAAGGGCCGAAATATGACAGCGACCATCCAGGATGGACGCTTGAGCCGATGTTCAGCGACGTCAGGGAAAAGCTGGAGATGCATCGCGCATATGTACAGCCGCATACGGAATACGTTCCGGAGAACCATCATGCCGGCACGATTGAAATCGTTACGGTGATGGCAGGCTCCATCGAATTAACGATCGGAGAGAAGACATACTCGCTGCAAACCTTTGATTCCATCCAATTCTCGGCAACGGAATCCCACCGTTACCACAATCCCGGCGAGGAGGAAGCGGTGCTGCATTTGACGATGTGTTACCCTTGA
- a CDS encoding DUF1259 domain-containing protein — protein sequence MASVKASAQFRRLCNQFARILGGEHEIDPGPVCFVSRARRLRATILGRRTTSPLVRYQLFSFESLDRSGRALCLGETAVFQNQANRLIRNLQRHGIKVTALHNHWLNESPRLMYIHWESIDNPIAFARKTKESIAFLG from the coding sequence ATGGCGAGTGTAAAAGCGAGTGCGCAGTTCAGAAGATTATGTAATCAGTTTGCCAGAATCTTGGGAGGGGAGCATGAGATCGATCCGGGTCCGGTCTGCTTCGTCAGCCGTGCGAGAAGGCTGAGAGCGACCATTCTGGGAAGACGGACGACTTCTCCATTGGTCCGTTATCAGCTCTTCTCCTTCGAATCGCTGGATCGCTCCGGACGCGCCCTTTGTCTAGGGGAAACGGCCGTGTTTCAGAATCAAGCCAACCGGTTAATTCGCAATCTTCAACGGCACGGAATTAAAGTCACGGCACTCCACAACCACTGGTTAAATGAAAGCCCCCGTTTAATGTACATCCACTGGGAGTCCATTGACAATCCGATCGCCTTTGCAAGAAAAACGAAAGAATCGATAGCTTTCTTGGGATAA
- a CDS encoding GMC family oxidoreductase — MRKKITFDYIVVGTGPAGAVLAKILSDDKKTSVLVLEAGENRDKDVPIRDSTQAPELEENFFPQYFWQGEGTPQEGVDDRAFEWTTGRLAGGGSSINGEQYVRPTAEVMEKWERLLGNLWSPEKAVQRFKRLERYTGETTDASAHGYHGRIDIRQAPAEPTAMAEKLTDAIEKATGFPRILDYNDPDTPLGPFTRWQLFQKRNGERESASTAFLSADVVTPAGRGVRGRKLTVRYQATALRILFSRKRAIGVEYLQAGKCVRAYARKKVILSAGINSAQLLMLSGIGPAGVLREANIPVIYDNPNVGQRLRNHTLNFAVFSANRHDRALPANDPDALYTGGAFLPDPTGLDPHRRAVQLIGIGSRGMLTVAILYLRPKSRGSITIQNKDPLTIVLADEGFLANPDDMEAVKNIYKIYIKNIASELALIDPSYRLVSPDPAVIDNDAQLEAFIKDNFDHNHHQQGSLRMAPLRKGGVVDRAGKVHGVKDLIVADASIIPFTVDGNTSASAYLIGYTIARRLRGETMRRKGRDLAKMERIEE; from the coding sequence ATGAGAAAGAAAATAACCTTTGATTACATTGTTGTAGGTACGGGCCCGGCCGGCGCTGTTCTGGCAAAAATCTTATCGGACGATAAAAAAACGTCGGTGCTCGTGCTGGAGGCAGGCGAGAACCGCGATAAAGACGTCCCGATCCGGGACTCCACGCAAGCTCCGGAACTGGAGGAAAACTTTTTCCCCCAATATTTTTGGCAAGGAGAAGGCACCCCGCAAGAAGGCGTCGACGATCGAGCCTTTGAATGGACCACAGGCCGCCTGGCCGGAGGGGGATCGTCCATTAACGGAGAACAGTATGTACGTCCGACTGCGGAAGTAATGGAGAAATGGGAACGGCTGCTTGGCAATCTGTGGAGCCCCGAAAAAGCCGTCCAGCGGTTCAAACGGTTGGAGCGGTACACTGGGGAAACGACGGACGCGAGCGCGCACGGATATCATGGCCGAATCGACATTAGACAGGCACCGGCAGAGCCAACGGCGATGGCGGAAAAATTGACGGACGCCATAGAAAAAGCGACCGGATTTCCGCGTATTCTCGATTATAATGATCCGGACACTCCCCTGGGGCCCTTTACCCGCTGGCAATTGTTCCAAAAACGGAATGGGGAGCGGGAAAGCGCATCGACAGCCTTCCTCTCGGCCGATGTGGTCACGCCAGCCGGCCGGGGCGTGCGCGGGCGCAAGCTGACGGTACGGTATCAAGCTACCGCGCTTCGCATCCTCTTTTCCCGCAAACGCGCGATTGGAGTGGAGTATTTGCAAGCAGGCAAATGCGTTCGGGCTTACGCACGCAAGAAGGTCATCCTATCGGCGGGGATTAACAGCGCCCAGCTCTTGATGCTATCCGGCATCGGCCCCGCAGGCGTGCTTAGGGAAGCCAATATCCCCGTTATCTATGACAATCCCAACGTCGGTCAGCGCTTGCGAAACCACACCTTGAACTTCGCGGTGTTCTCCGCGAATCGTCATGATCGGGCGTTGCCAGCTAATGATCCCGATGCGCTGTATACGGGCGGAGCCTTCTTGCCCGATCCAACGGGCCTCGATCCCCATCGGCGCGCGGTTCAGCTTATCGGAATCGGATCCAGAGGCATGTTAACCGTGGCTATTCTCTATTTGCGTCCCAAAAGCCGCGGGTCGATCACGATTCAAAATAAAGACCCCCTTACCATCGTGCTGGCTGACGAAGGATTCCTCGCCAATCCGGATGACATGGAGGCCGTAAAGAATATTTACAAGATATATATTAAAAATATCGCTTCAGAATTGGCCCTCATTGATCCATCCTACCGGTTGGTATCGCCCGATCCGGCGGTGATCGATAATGACGCTCAGCTTGAAGCCTTTATTAAAGACAATTTTGATCACAATCATCATCAGCAGGGCTCGCTCCGAATGGCACCGCTCCGCAAAGGAGGAGTCGTGGACCGCGCAGGCAAGGTTCACGGAGTAAAAGATTTGATTGTTGCCGACGCTTCAATCATTCCATTTACGGTAGACGGCAATACTTCGGCTTCGGCATATCTTATCGGGTACACCATCGCCAGGCGGTTGCGCGGAGAAACGATGCGCCGGAAAGGGCGCGATTTGGCCAAAATGGAGCGGATAGAAGAATAA
- a CDS encoding alpha/beta fold hydrolase, with protein MESFHTVNNIRLYSKASGKGGMGVIFISGLGDSSETWNEIQHRISPAASTLSYDRAGTGRSEAVPVPRTCLDLAVELYGLLLAQDMEPPYVLVGHSFGGLVARLYASLYPHTVSGIVLVDAAPEFKELAYEKVLPEHLIARNREYYENPMLNREKIDKVQSYRQVEEHARTSGIPLSIITRGLPDDSGEDWPSRAILEVEQKLQAGFMRFSASSKQRIAARSGHYIHHDEPEIVVEEIMIMLREAGQ; from the coding sequence ATGGAAAGCTTCCATACGGTTAATAACATCAGACTGTATAGCAAAGCTTCGGGAAAAGGCGGAATGGGCGTTATCTTCATCTCGGGATTGGGCGACAGTTCCGAGACTTGGAACGAGATCCAGCACCGGATCTCGCCGGCGGCGTCTACCTTGTCTTATGACAGGGCAGGGACTGGCAGGAGCGAAGCGGTGCCAGTGCCGCGGACTTGCCTGGATCTGGCCGTTGAACTGTACGGGTTGTTGCTGGCGCAAGATATGGAACCGCCCTATGTGTTGGTTGGACATTCTTTTGGAGGGTTGGTCGCCCGATTGTATGCCAGCCTGTATCCCCATACGGTGTCCGGCATCGTCTTGGTTGACGCCGCCCCCGAATTTAAAGAGCTTGCCTATGAAAAGGTGTTGCCTGAACATCTGATCGCAAGAAACCGGGAATATTACGAAAATCCGATGCTGAACCGGGAGAAGATCGATAAGGTCCAGAGTTACCGGCAGGTCGAAGAGCATGCCCGGACAAGCGGCATTCCTCTCTCCATTATTACAAGAGGCTTGCCCGATGACAGCGGGGAGGACTGGCCTTCTCGAGCTATATTGGAAGTTGAGCAGAAGCTTCAAGCCGGCTTCATGCGATTTTCCGCTTCAAGCAAGCAGCGAATAGCGGCCCGCAGCGGGCATTACATTCATCATGATGAACCGGAGATCGTCGTTGAGGAGATCATGATCATGCTGAGGGAGGCGGGACAGTGA
- a CDS encoding metallophosphoesterase encodes MLLFVFIAFLLAMLAYLLYKAHLNTRQVNMNRISLENSAPNRSGQALHVLHLSDLHLENISISPKQLFDKLADEQIDLIALTGDFLDRTRSIPKLIPYLKVLNRLQPAYGMYAVFGNHDYVLKGKDFASLQQTLEQNGCKTLRNENVMIDINGTRLNIIGIDDSSTERSDLAASFEGIEHGYRLVLTHDPNIVLNMRRYRFDYLLSGHFHGGQIHWPKPYHLAAMGKLVGMNMIKGLHVYDGKPFYISEGLGQTGVNIRVGSRPEITIHRLPVASSESMMEQAKTLAAM; translated from the coding sequence ATGCTATTATTTGTGTTTATCGCATTCCTCTTGGCTATGCTGGCATACCTTTTATATAAAGCTCATCTGAATACGCGGCAAGTAAATATGAACAGGATCAGCCTGGAGAACAGCGCGCCGAACCGTTCCGGGCAGGCCCTTCATGTCTTGCATCTATCGGACTTGCATCTGGAGAACATCTCGATTTCGCCGAAGCAATTATTCGACAAGCTTGCAGACGAACAGATTGATCTCATCGCTCTAACCGGCGATTTTCTTGATCGGACCCGCTCTATACCGAAGCTGATCCCCTATCTCAAGGTGCTGAACCGCCTGCAGCCGGCCTACGGCATGTACGCGGTGTTCGGGAATCATGATTATGTGCTGAAGGGCAAGGACTTTGCTTCGTTGCAGCAAACATTGGAGCAGAACGGCTGTAAAACGCTGCGGAATGAAAATGTCATGATTGACATCAACGGAACGCGGCTCAATATTATCGGGATCGATGATTCCAGCACGGAACGAAGCGATCTTGCCGCTTCCTTCGAAGGGATCGAGCACGGATACCGCCTTGTGCTCACGCATGATCCGAATATTGTGCTGAACATGAGACGATACCGATTTGATTATTTGCTATCGGGGCATTTTCATGGGGGACAAATCCATTGGCCGAAGCCGTATCATTTGGCGGCCATGGGGAAGCTGGTCGGCATGAATATGATCAAAGGCCTGCATGTCTATGACGGCAAACCATTCTATATCAGCGAAGGCCTGGGTCAGACCGGGGTGAACATTCGCGTAGGCAGCCGGCCTGAAATAACCATCCACCGCTTGCCGGTGGCATCATCCGAATCGATGATGGAACAAGCAAAGACTCTGGCAGCCATGTAA
- a CDS encoding MGDG synthase family glycosyltransferase, whose amino-acid sequence MATKVLLLPFLQIKMGHHQAADALAEHLRSIDPSIECDIVDILDYTYGRRVEGLVSSTYLKWIHFLPMTYSWMYRKSCGRQLRSKRRYRLYEMIFMRGMQQLIRERQPDCILCTHALPSYLLDRLKRNGLLSIPVINVYTDFFINDVWGRDGIDYHFVPDAHIKEWLTNRSVPADHIFVTGIPVHPQFTASRPERKQADSEFTVLITGGNLGAGIMKSLCRTIGKAEGVRYIVLCGKNKALYRHLKKKNCPGIIPMPYIESRAGMNDLYNQADAVLTKPGGVTVSECLFKKMPILVYHALPGQEEINLLHLLDMQVIVYVKDWAKETMDKQIKLLRNKTVMDRLRAQMNAYHRELSDLKSTLRHVLMPQQ is encoded by the coding sequence ATGGCCACAAAAGTTCTGTTACTGCCCTTTTTGCAAATCAAAATGGGACATCATCAAGCCGCCGATGCGCTGGCGGAGCATTTGCGGTCGATCGATCCGTCCATCGAATGCGACATCGTTGATATTTTGGACTACACCTACGGCAGGCGCGTGGAAGGCTTGGTGTCCTCGACCTATTTGAAATGGATTCACTTCCTGCCGATGACTTACAGCTGGATGTACCGGAAAAGCTGCGGCCGCCAGCTCCGCAGCAAGAGGCGTTACCGTCTCTATGAGATGATCTTTATGAGAGGCATGCAACAATTGATACGGGAAAGGCAGCCGGATTGCATCCTGTGCACTCATGCGCTGCCGTCGTACTTGCTTGATCGCTTGAAACGCAACGGCCTCCTTTCCATTCCGGTAATCAATGTGTATACGGATTTTTTTATCAATGATGTATGGGGGAGGGACGGAATCGATTATCATTTCGTTCCGGATGCGCATATCAAGGAGTGGCTGACCAACCGATCCGTTCCGGCCGATCATATTTTCGTCACCGGCATACCGGTGCATCCGCAATTCACCGCTTCGCGTCCGGAACGGAAGCAAGCGGATTCCGAATTCACGGTCTTGATTACGGGGGGAAATCTTGGCGCGGGGATCATGAAATCGTTGTGCCGCACGATCGGGAAGGCGGAGGGAGTTCGTTATATCGTGCTATGCGGAAAGAATAAAGCGCTATATCGCCATTTGAAGAAGAAAAACTGCCCCGGCATCATTCCGATGCCTTATATTGAATCGAGAGCGGGAATGAATGATTTATACAATCAGGCCGACGCGGTACTGACCAAGCCGGGGGGAGTAACGGTTAGCGAATGCTTATTTAAAAAAATGCCGATCCTCGTCTACCATGCCTTGCCCGGGCAGGAAGAAATCAATCTGCTGCATCTGTTGGACATGCAAGTAATCGTTTATGTGAAGGATTGGGCCAAAGAGACGATGGACAAGCAAATCAAGCTCCTCCGGAACAAAACGGTGATGGATCGTCTAAGGGCGCAAATGAATGCTTATCACCGTGAACTATCGGATCTGAAATCGACGCTGCGCCATGTTCTCATGCCGCAGCAGTAA
- a CDS encoding AAA family ATPase, whose amino-acid sequence MIHAEDFRLSPGRNLTETEQALVWTKARSHQASEEELRICKEIKRNWNRGEMKIANILLEGDAGSGKTQLAKALSAHFGLPYTKVTCFADMDKSDVIGAILPVIAPERMTKLKPEEQLALNALYESDGFRSATEILTDALGVAPEEAALKMKQLLKRVAEHHEGEGVEYRFYPSEIVRAYRHGYLLEIQEPTVIRDAAVLMALNSALELDGSINLPTEVIRRHPDFIAVITTNRSYAGTRPLNEALRDRVQHTEKMDLPAKSVMVERTMAKTDFRNQRVLGVLADVIIVLDQAARAHAIKGVAGMRSLFYWADAVARGASARESLYYKVIYKMTTDSEEIKRLEEALQSHELLAGLDTIDAAAKKKRFLGPLR is encoded by the coding sequence ATGATTCACGCAGAAGATTTTCGCTTGTCGCCTGGGAGAAACTTAACTGAGACCGAACAAGCGCTTGTCTGGACGAAGGCGCGTTCTCATCAAGCAAGCGAGGAAGAGTTGCGGATATGTAAGGAAATAAAACGAAACTGGAACCGCGGCGAGATGAAAATCGCGAATATTTTGCTGGAGGGCGATGCCGGGTCGGGCAAAACGCAGCTTGCCAAAGCATTGTCCGCTCATTTCGGGCTGCCCTATACGAAGGTGACTTGCTTCGCCGATATGGATAAATCCGATGTGATTGGGGCGATCTTGCCGGTGATTGCGCCCGAACGGATGACAAAGCTGAAACCGGAAGAACAGCTTGCATTGAATGCTTTGTATGAGAGCGACGGGTTCCGGAGCGCCACGGAAATATTGACGGACGCCCTGGGGGTTGCCCCGGAAGAGGCGGCTCTCAAGATGAAGCAATTGCTGAAGCGGGTTGCGGAGCATCACGAGGGTGAAGGGGTGGAGTATCGATTCTACCCCTCCGAGATCGTGAGAGCCTACCGGCATGGCTATCTGCTGGAAATCCAAGAGCCGACCGTAATCCGCGATGCCGCCGTGCTCATGGCCTTGAACTCGGCTCTGGAGCTGGATGGAAGCATCAACCTGCCGACCGAAGTGATCCGCCGGCATCCCGACTTCATCGCGGTCATTACGACGAATCGCAGTTATGCCGGGACGAGGCCGCTGAACGAAGCGCTGCGCGACCGGGTGCAGCATACGGAGAAGATGGATCTGCCGGCCAAGAGCGTTATGGTGGAACGGACCATGGCCAAAACCGACTTTCGAAATCAACGGGTGCTGGGCGTATTGGCGGATGTCATCATCGTTCTCGATCAAGCTGCCCGGGCCCATGCCATCAAGGGCGTGGCCGGGATGCGCTCGCTCTTCTACTGGGCGGATGCGGTTGCCCGAGGCGCTTCGGCCCGTGAGTCGCTCTACTATAAAGTCATTTACAAAATGACGACCGATTCCGAAGAAATCAAGCGATTGGAAGAAGCGCTGCAAAGCCATGAGTTGTTGGCAGGTCTCGATACTATCGACGCGGCCGCAAAAAAAAAACGATTCTTGGGACCGCTGAGATAA